Proteins found in one Actinokineospora alba genomic segment:
- a CDS encoding glycosyltransferase family 4 protein has product MAFVLASYTRDAPEGMARATAALANGLRQLGHRALIITAAAPSRGTAIEEDLIVLGSVGVDFPTVDDDLRDAISTHGQDQIITEDLRRLYHRHQVDIAVYVDALWGLGRLAPTCEGVRSVLAMHVVGHDEDLCAALERANVVIAPSITVLDQAHDRSFDSTCWRLVPNALLHDHAPPDSQRRERIRERGLVRVLARLGPEKNIHALLDAGRAVEHPVEVVLAGAGFEQNRGAQAVEYRRCLHSAARLRMGSLQGDGLPWDQVQPWLAEAAVVIVPSTNETFGFVALEAMSVGTPVVTFGVGNLRGLVGTDEDAGGVVVPASLGPFGLWRAAELLLDDPVRYAALSRAAYYRSRDYLPTAVARDFIKAAR; this is encoded by the coding sequence GTGGCTTTCGTCCTGGCCTCCTACACCCGCGATGCCCCCGAAGGGATGGCACGTGCCACCGCCGCCCTCGCCAACGGACTGCGCCAACTCGGGCACCGGGCCCTGATCATCACCGCTGCGGCCCCATCCAGGGGGACAGCGATCGAGGAGGACCTGATCGTGCTTGGCTCGGTCGGCGTCGACTTCCCCACCGTCGACGACGACCTTCGGGACGCGATCAGCACCCATGGTCAAGACCAGATCATCACCGAGGACCTCCGGCGCCTCTACCACCGCCACCAAGTCGACATCGCCGTGTATGTCGACGCCCTGTGGGGACTCGGCCGGCTCGCCCCCACTTGCGAAGGCGTGCGTTCGGTGCTGGCGATGCACGTGGTCGGCCATGACGAGGATCTGTGCGCTGCGCTGGAGCGTGCGAATGTGGTGATCGCGCCCTCGATCACCGTCCTCGACCAAGCACATGACCGCAGCTTCGACAGCACCTGTTGGAGGTTGGTGCCCAACGCGCTGCTCCACGACCACGCACCGCCGGATTCCCAGCGCCGGGAAAGAATTCGAGAACGCGGTCTCGTGCGCGTGCTGGCCCGCCTCGGGCCAGAGAAGAACATCCATGCTCTGCTGGACGCTGGCCGCGCCGTCGAACATCCCGTCGAGGTCGTTCTCGCTGGCGCCGGGTTCGAGCAGAACCGCGGTGCCCAAGCAGTCGAGTACCGTCGCTGCCTCCATTCCGCCGCACGTCTGCGTATGGGCAGCCTCCAGGGAGATGGCCTGCCGTGGGACCAGGTCCAGCCGTGGCTTGCCGAAGCCGCCGTGGTCATCGTGCCCTCCACGAACGAGACCTTCGGATTCGTCGCGTTGGAGGCGATGAGCGTGGGCACGCCCGTCGTCACCTTCGGCGTGGGCAACCTGCGTGGGCTCGTCGGCACCGACGAGGACGCCGGTGGGGTAGTGGTTCCGGCCTCACTTGGCCCGTTCGGACTCTGGCGTGCCGCCGAACTGCTGCTCGACGATCCGGTGCGCTACGCAGCGCTATCACGGGCTGCGTACTACCGGTCGCGGGACTATCTGCCCACCGCAGTCGCCCGTGACTTCATCAAGGCGGCGCGGTGA
- a CDS encoding helix-turn-helix domain-containing protein, with product MLDRGVDPFERATRGLSPAEMGAALGMELRLARIGLGWSRLDVVDHLTDDGIHKQTLACYEQGVRRMTVERWLQLCQVLTVSPVALLTRAIQRSTSGAIEVDLHSLCQDAPHVPHPVLKWARRRIKGNPLGDGRAHLTVPVVTELAIALGLRQADLTALLRRYVAEAHPAVLPESPAESIEDAVCS from the coding sequence ATGCTTGATCGTGGCGTCGATCCTTTCGAGCGGGCGACCCGCGGATTGTCTCCGGCCGAGATGGGAGCCGCCCTCGGCATGGAGCTGCGGCTCGCGCGCATTGGGCTGGGATGGAGCCGGCTGGACGTCGTCGATCACCTGACGGACGACGGGATTCACAAGCAGACGTTGGCCTGCTATGAACAGGGCGTCAGGCGTATGACCGTGGAGCGGTGGCTACAACTGTGCCAGGTGCTGACGGTGTCGCCCGTCGCGCTGCTCACTCGGGCCATCCAGCGATCCACCTCCGGGGCGATCGAGGTCGATCTCCACTCGCTGTGCCAGGACGCGCCCCACGTGCCCCACCCGGTACTCAAGTGGGCACGTCGACGCATCAAAGGCAATCCACTCGGCGATGGTCGCGCCCACCTGACTGTGCCGGTGGTGACCGAGCTGGCGATCGCTCTCGGCCTCCGGCAAGCCGACCTGACCGCCCTGCTGCGTCGTTACGTGGCCGAGGCTCATCCCGCCGTCCTTCCGGAATCCCCTGCCGAGAGTATCGAGGATGCAGTATGCAGTTGA
- a CDS encoding tyrosine-type recombinase/integrase — protein sequence MFDEKGRDVAAIRLPQWGRVTAAEGPVPWLVVDDCGVPVEPIRRYLADFVAAGNSAGSVRSYGYALLRWWRWLIAIGVVWNKATPAEARDLVLWMKQVTKPRRSPRTVSAATAGTVNPITRKRHLGDQYESRTIRHSNAVVRAFYAFWIEDVCEGPLVNPVQLDRRHRAQRPNARHNPLEPFRPEGRIRYNPKLPKRRPREIPDERWKDVFGGMRSNRDRALLSMGISCAARASELLGVRGVDLDWSDQLVRVIRKGTGAEQWLPASQESFVWLRLYLADLGEPLGPNEPVWWTLPRRDRGDGLRRQPMNYEALRGVFRRVNTLLGTNWTMHDLRHTASLRMARDENLSLRDVQVILGHAHLATTADVYIVEDEAQVVRRVLRHLAEREHRANQPPSPVAVGYDGDDLAILLGGRPS from the coding sequence TTGTTCGATGAGAAGGGCCGGGATGTCGCCGCCATTCGTCTGCCGCAGTGGGGTCGGGTGACGGCTGCTGAGGGGCCGGTGCCGTGGCTGGTGGTCGACGATTGTGGTGTGCCGGTGGAGCCGATCCGCCGCTACTTGGCGGACTTCGTCGCCGCAGGCAACAGCGCTGGGTCGGTGCGCAGTTACGGCTATGCCCTGTTGCGCTGGTGGCGGTGGCTAATCGCGATCGGCGTGGTGTGGAACAAGGCGACCCCGGCCGAGGCCCGTGACTTGGTGCTGTGGATGAAGCAGGTGACCAAGCCCCGCCGGTCGCCGCGCACGGTGTCGGCGGCCACGGCGGGCACAGTCAACCCCATCACCCGGAAGCGCCATCTCGGTGATCAGTACGAATCGCGCACTATCCGCCACTCGAACGCGGTGGTCCGGGCGTTTTACGCCTTCTGGATCGAGGACGTTTGCGAGGGACCCCTGGTCAATCCGGTCCAGCTTGACCGTCGTCACCGGGCTCAGCGGCCAAACGCGCGACACAACCCGCTGGAGCCGTTTCGACCAGAGGGAAGGATTCGCTACAACCCGAAGCTGCCGAAGCGGCGACCGCGGGAGATACCGGACGAACGCTGGAAAGACGTGTTCGGCGGGATGCGTTCGAACCGGGACCGGGCGCTGCTCTCGATGGGCATTAGCTGCGCCGCCCGCGCCTCCGAGCTTCTCGGCGTCCGTGGGGTGGACCTGGACTGGAGTGACCAACTCGTCAGGGTGATCCGCAAGGGCACCGGTGCTGAGCAGTGGCTACCGGCCAGCCAGGAATCGTTCGTTTGGCTGCGCCTCTACCTCGCTGACCTCGGAGAGCCGCTAGGCCCGAATGAGCCGGTCTGGTGGACGTTGCCCCGCCGCGACCGAGGTGACGGGTTGCGCCGACAACCGATGAACTACGAGGCGCTCCGCGGGGTATTTCGGCGCGTGAACACCCTACTCGGCACCAACTGGACGATGCACGATCTCCGACATACGGCCTCGTTGAGGATGGCTCGTGACGAGAACCTGTCGCTTCGGGACGTGCAGGTCATCCTTGGCCACGCTCACCTGGCCACCACAGCCGATGTCTACATCGTCGAGGACGAAGCCCAGGTCGTTCGTCGAGTCTTGCGGCACCTGGCCGAACGGGAACATCGCGCGAACCAACCACCATCGCCGGTTGCGGTCGGTTACGACGGTGATGATCTGGCGATTCTGTTGGGAGGACGGCCGTCTTGA
- a CDS encoding tyrosine-type recombinase/integrase produces the protein MTTHTKPPQGLEDRRGSGTPIFKRNDELLDMPVPGGPRDHWPVNAILEMLPTLPTWPSGAEHSDYRTRIASGVRAILEWLKSWPGQGWQERWVSSGADIGMDWIDVVVAADSRSLSTARASIGSGLTSLLLCQVVFPSYTFLAAFRPTGLYAHARALFRPDLFAQLEARSKELKIPRAALSQALCLISKVVLHTGRDIDELTAEDMLTFRAWAQRQRRGAGISGLGAAWGLLHGIAKLGDHTSIRDALRHGQRPTAELVSAYRIQCLPVNDALVRYLDERRPALDYSSFTSLVRILAGTFWADIERHHPGIDTLDLPRDVAAAWRDRLKTIQSKDGSSRPRKDHHLIFIHVRAFYRDLQEWALEDPSWAQWSFPNPVRKADLAGQAKAQKRRTAAMHQRVRERLPHLPVLVETAERHKAEMAALHAVAERVALGDMFIQNGSTYCRTAPKSYRSKADYRHLTPPLHVEDLTTGDVLDLDRAEHDAFWAWAAIEVLRHTGIRIEEMLETTHLGLVSYQLPDTGEIVPMLQIVPSKSNEERLLLVGPELASVLASIISRLRRDNGGTVPLTTRYDGYEHVVGPALPHLFQHKLKGWKWEVPSVSFFYRLLDKTLALTGVTTADGEPLRYRPHDFRRMFATEAVTGGLPIHIVARLLGHANINTTQAYTAVFDDDLVRTYRAFLDKRRAQRPEAEYREPTEEEWSEFQQHFQLRKLELGECGRPYGTPCKHEHACIRCPSLRLEPRARPRLIEIIASLRDRIDEARLNGWSGEVAGLTTSLNAASNKLVSLDRMIDRGPSGGPVGLGIPVIGPS, from the coding sequence TTGACCACGCACACCAAGCCGCCGCAGGGGCTTGAGGACCGTCGCGGTTCGGGCACCCCGATCTTCAAGCGGAACGACGAGTTGCTGGACATGCCAGTCCCTGGCGGGCCACGCGATCACTGGCCGGTCAACGCCATCCTGGAGATGTTGCCGACGCTGCCTACGTGGCCATCTGGGGCGGAGCACAGCGACTACCGGACGCGCATCGCCAGCGGCGTCCGCGCGATCCTTGAGTGGTTGAAGTCCTGGCCCGGTCAGGGTTGGCAGGAACGTTGGGTCAGCTCGGGCGCAGACATCGGCATGGACTGGATCGACGTTGTCGTCGCCGCCGATTCACGCAGCCTGTCCACGGCCCGCGCCTCCATCGGGTCTGGGCTAACTAGTTTGTTGCTGTGCCAAGTTGTCTTCCCCAGCTACACGTTCCTGGCCGCCTTCCGTCCTACCGGGCTCTACGCCCACGCACGAGCACTGTTCCGGCCCGACTTGTTCGCACAGCTCGAAGCCCGAAGCAAGGAACTCAAGATTCCCCGAGCCGCGCTCTCGCAGGCTTTGTGCTTGATCAGCAAGGTCGTGCTGCACACGGGCCGCGATATCGACGAACTCACCGCCGAGGACATGCTGACCTTCCGAGCCTGGGCACAGCGGCAACGCCGCGGCGCCGGGATTTCCGGCCTGGGCGCGGCCTGGGGATTGCTCCACGGCATCGCGAAACTTGGCGACCACACCTCGATCAGGGATGCGCTGCGCCACGGACAACGGCCGACCGCGGAGCTCGTGTCCGCTTACCGCATCCAGTGCCTACCTGTGAACGATGCGCTCGTCCGCTACCTCGACGAACGTCGCCCGGCGCTCGACTACAGCAGCTTCACCAGTCTGGTCAGGATTCTTGCGGGCACATTCTGGGCCGACATCGAACGTCACCACCCCGGCATCGACACTCTCGACCTTCCCCGGGACGTCGCTGCCGCATGGCGCGACCGGTTGAAGACTATCCAGAGCAAGGACGGCAGCAGCCGACCCCGAAAAGATCACCACCTCATCTTCATCCACGTCCGTGCCTTCTATCGAGACCTACAGGAATGGGCGTTGGAGGACCCCTCTTGGGCGCAGTGGAGCTTTCCCAATCCAGTTCGCAAAGCTGACCTCGCCGGCCAGGCGAAGGCTCAGAAGAGGCGGACCGCAGCTATGCACCAACGAGTCCGCGAGCGCCTCCCACATCTGCCAGTCTTGGTCGAGACGGCTGAGCGGCACAAGGCCGAAATGGCAGCACTCCACGCCGTCGCCGAGCGGGTCGCGCTCGGAGACATGTTTATCCAGAACGGAAGCACATACTGCCGCACGGCACCCAAGTCATATCGGAGTAAGGCCGACTACCGGCACCTTACGCCGCCGCTGCACGTCGAGGACCTGACGACGGGTGACGTTCTTGATCTGGACCGGGCCGAGCATGATGCGTTCTGGGCCTGGGCGGCGATCGAGGTCCTACGGCACACCGGGATCCGCATCGAGGAAATGCTGGAGACCACCCACCTTGGTCTGGTCTCCTACCAACTGCCGGACACCGGTGAGATCGTGCCGATGTTGCAGATCGTCCCGTCGAAGTCGAACGAGGAGCGGCTGCTACTGGTGGGCCCTGAGCTGGCCAGCGTCTTGGCCAGCATCATCTCCCGGCTCCGGCGCGACAACGGTGGCACCGTCCCCCTGACCACGCGCTACGACGGATACGAGCATGTCGTCGGTCCAGCGCTGCCGCACTTGTTCCAACACAAGCTCAAGGGCTGGAAGTGGGAGGTGCCCAGTGTCAGCTTCTTCTACAGACTGCTCGACAAGACTCTTGCTCTGACTGGGGTGACCACCGCCGACGGCGAGCCGTTGCGCTACCGACCACACGACTTTCGGCGGATGTTCGCCACTGAGGCGGTCACGGGCGGGCTCCCGATTCACATCGTCGCCAGGCTGCTTGGGCACGCCAACATCAACACCACACAGGCATACACCGCCGTCTTCGACGACGACCTCGTCCGAACCTACCGGGCCTTCCTCGACAAGCGCCGCGCGCAACGACCCGAAGCGGAGTACCGCGAACCCACTGAAGAAGAATGGAGTGAGTTCCAGCAACATTTCCAACTACGCAAACTGGAGCTGGGCGAATGCGGCCGGCCTTACGGCACGCCCTGCAAACACGAACATGCCTGCATCCGCTGCCCCAGCCTCCGCCTCGAACCCCGCGCCCGGCCGCGACTGATCGAGATCATCGCCAGCCTCCGAGACCGCATCGACGAAGCCAGACTCAACGGCTGGTCCGGCGAGGTCGCCGGACTCACCACAAGCCTCAACGCCGCCTCCAACAAACTCGTCAGCCTGGACCGCATGATTGACCGCGGACCGAGCGGAGGCCCAGTCGGGCTCGGCATCCCAGTGATCGGCCCCAGTTGA
- a CDS encoding DUF5677 domain-containing protein, with product MTTDNDQSSDPTATIGPDQAREAVRILIEAFDNLTNAGAVRVQAGSAELFRSVFGWWAWINNSAKLVLLAHDNGRGHEAAPSVRSILEHAVVMQWVIDDPDAATEAVAAKADEDRRKLLDEIQALKWTMPADVTRPDRTMQTMLDFASLCTRYGAKAFYAPYRMLSAHVHPSAKGAEAYLDPDTLQLRNYADRPAGPDLVLITICLIQSAQVIDAFLADQPLATAIAETNALFGHSINPIKRP from the coding sequence ATGACCACCGACAACGACCAGTCCAGCGACCCGACGGCCACCATCGGCCCTGATCAGGCCCGTGAGGCGGTCCGTATCCTGATCGAGGCGTTCGACAACCTGACCAACGCGGGCGCGGTCAGAGTTCAAGCAGGCAGCGCGGAGCTGTTCCGATCCGTGTTCGGGTGGTGGGCATGGATCAACAACAGCGCAAAGCTCGTCCTGCTCGCCCACGACAACGGCCGCGGCCATGAAGCAGCCCCGAGCGTTCGATCGATTCTTGAACACGCCGTAGTGATGCAGTGGGTCATCGACGACCCCGACGCCGCGACGGAAGCTGTCGCCGCGAAGGCCGACGAGGACCGTCGGAAGCTGCTCGATGAGATCCAGGCTCTTAAGTGGACCATGCCGGCCGATGTCACCCGACCCGATCGGACCATGCAGACGATGCTTGACTTCGCTTCACTCTGCACTCGCTACGGAGCCAAGGCCTTCTACGCCCCCTATCGGATGCTGTCCGCGCACGTCCATCCCAGCGCCAAGGGCGCCGAGGCCTACCTCGACCCCGACACTCTCCAACTCCGTAACTACGCCGACAGGCCCGCTGGGCCAGACTTGGTGCTCATCACGATCTGCTTGATCCAAAGCGCCCAAGTCATCGACGCCTTCCTCGCCGATCAACCCCTCGCCACCGCCATCGCCGAGACCAACGCACTCTTCGGCCACAGCATCAACCCCATCAAACGCCCATAA
- a CDS encoding winged helix-turn-helix transcriptional regulator, translating into MNEHSNDRRNDQQVLVSAEGSTSYWHGLHELTRVLDGEWIPAILATLARGPRHFTEILTEIQCTGTGQPDPKRRLHDSILGRTLRRMEENGLITRDELTATFPKSTVYELTTWATMLLSGLIPAVYCTTEIRTRIGTSTGYMTATARAC; encoded by the coding sequence ATGAACGAACACTCGAACGATCGACGCAACGATCAACAAGTCCTGGTCAGCGCCGAGGGCAGTACCAGTTACTGGCATGGACTGCACGAGCTGACCCGTGTCCTTGACGGGGAATGGATACCAGCCATCCTTGCCACGTTGGCCCGCGGTCCGCGGCACTTCACCGAGATCCTCACCGAGATCCAGTGCACCGGGACCGGCCAACCCGACCCAAAACGGCGACTACATGACAGCATCCTCGGCCGGACGCTGCGGCGCATGGAAGAGAACGGCCTCATCACCCGGGACGAACTGACCGCGACGTTTCCCAAGTCCACCGTCTACGAGTTGACCACCTGGGCCACCATGCTCCTGTCAGGGCTCATCCCGGCTGTCTACTGCACAACCGAGATCCGGACCCGCATCGGCACATCAACTGGCTACATGACGGCCACGGCGAGGGCATGCTGA
- a CDS encoding nucleoside hydrolase has protein sequence MRLIVDTDPGIDDALALLFLAAQPDTEIVAVGSVHGNASAQQTAVNARQVLDLAGLTGVPVAVGAWRPLAQPLQTAEFVHGADGLAGRGGLLGKQTWGGESAAEQLVRLARANPGELTLLALGPLTNVALALLLEPDLPRLLRKVVVLVGAVGVPGNLTPYADANAFHDPEAADLVLGGGFTLTAVGLNATEAARADGAWLDALSESSEPRAQFAAAVLAHYVDFYTNMFGLRVATLHDPLAAAITVDPGLATYEQMVVGVELGGVHTRGQTLADLRPLSSDAHIANSFAAGRSPVSVVTTVNADVFLDRLLNTLINPTQV, from the coding sequence GTGCGCCTGATTGTTGATACCGACCCAGGCATCGATGACGCTCTGGCGCTGCTGTTCCTTGCCGCGCAACCCGACACGGAAATCGTGGCGGTGGGTAGCGTGCACGGCAATGCGTCGGCTCAGCAGACCGCGGTGAACGCGAGGCAAGTTCTTGACCTCGCTGGGTTGACAGGGGTCCCCGTGGCCGTCGGCGCCTGGCGTCCGCTGGCCCAGCCTCTGCAGACCGCAGAGTTCGTCCATGGAGCTGACGGATTGGCCGGTCGTGGTGGTTTGTTAGGCAAACAGACTTGGGGCGGAGAGTCTGCAGCGGAGCAGTTGGTGCGATTGGCGCGGGCAAACCCCGGGGAACTCACGTTGCTGGCCTTGGGACCGTTGACGAACGTCGCCTTGGCCTTGCTGTTGGAACCTGATCTTCCCCGCCTGCTGCGCAAAGTCGTGGTATTGGTCGGAGCTGTCGGGGTGCCGGGTAACCTGACCCCCTACGCGGACGCGAATGCTTTTCATGATCCGGAGGCCGCGGACCTGGTGCTCGGGGGCGGCTTCACTCTGACAGCGGTGGGGCTCAACGCCACCGAGGCCGCGCGGGCCGACGGCGCGTGGCTGGATGCCTTGAGTGAGTCCTCGGAGCCGCGGGCGCAGTTCGCCGCGGCGGTGCTGGCGCATTATGTGGACTTCTACACGAACATGTTCGGTCTGCGCGTCGCCACGTTGCACGATCCGTTGGCTGCCGCGATCACGGTGGATCCTGGCCTCGCGACCTACGAGCAGATGGTCGTGGGGGTCGAGCTGGGCGGTGTCCATACCCGGGGGCAGACGTTGGCCGATTTGCGGCCACTGTCCAGTGACGCGCATATCGCCAATAGCTTTGCGGCAGGTCGCAGCCCGGTGTCAGTTGTGACCACCGTGAATGCCGACGTGTTTCTCGATCGACTCCTTAACACCCTGATCAATCCCACTCAGGTGTAG
- a CDS encoding ATP-binding protein, protein MGRVKPGESSPFGRALRRRREERGLSLTGLAALVHYSRGYIGKVETGDKPPTDELARRCDDVLDAGGRLLGLVPEGGIPRFAQLPAAAATFVGRRAQLDKLENALTGPRMTGTPRLVAIDGPPGAGKTAMALRLAHEIKDKFSDGQLYVDLHAHSPDGNPARPATVLEEFLLALGVRTGSVPDGVEARAALYRSLLDGRRALLVLDNALDTAQVESLLPASDGCGVILTSRCRLTGLDVSQDHRTTLGPMTEDESNILLRNVIGDDRVDEEPLATQALAERCGHLPLALRIAAERVATHPHHLVCDLVAELGDEQDRLDALVTEDSYAIRTVFSWSYRDLSGEAARLFRLLGLHLGPHISAGAAAALTDVPTAVARRVLDRLISVHLLEGAPGDQYYMHDLLRVYAAERAAAEEPGIERRLAAQRVLEWYLRTAYEANHVLAPQRPNPSLPEPRFALALPEFPRYEDALDWCERELPNLVAATRMAVELGEYETAWKLPAGLWNFLFLRKRWSAWITSHEVGLVGARQGRDRLGEAWLLNNVALAYRELRRFDEARVHLEQALAMRRDIGDRVGEAWTLTALGFLDTDLCRFDAAAQRFQGTLDLRDEIAQTDGDDLTARVGNLHLKSIALANLGVVFRELRRFDDALDHLRWALEISREIQDRHGESYTLIKLSDTYRELGRTEDALVASAEALDIRRDIGDRWGEAEVLHKRGHALFDNGQHGEARQSWQQAADIFDELGDPRAQDVKSALAHVADARLRSPLD, encoded by the coding sequence ATGGGGCGGGTGAAGCCGGGAGAGAGTTCACCGTTCGGGCGAGCCTTGCGCCGGAGACGTGAAGAACGAGGGTTGTCACTGACTGGTCTCGCAGCCCTGGTGCATTACTCCCGCGGATATATCGGCAAGGTCGAGACCGGGGACAAGCCGCCGACCGATGAACTGGCGCGTCGCTGTGACGACGTATTGGACGCGGGCGGTCGCCTCCTCGGACTGGTCCCAGAAGGTGGGATACCACGGTTCGCGCAATTGCCCGCCGCGGCAGCGACCTTCGTCGGTCGGCGAGCGCAACTCGACAAATTGGAGAACGCGCTGACGGGTCCTCGTATGACGGGCACCCCGCGCCTGGTCGCGATCGATGGGCCTCCTGGCGCGGGAAAGACCGCAATGGCACTGCGACTGGCACACGAGATCAAGGACAAGTTCTCGGACGGCCAACTGTATGTCGACCTGCACGCTCACTCGCCAGACGGGAACCCCGCACGCCCGGCGACGGTGCTGGAGGAGTTTCTTCTGGCACTCGGAGTGCGGACGGGGAGCGTGCCAGACGGGGTCGAAGCCAGGGCGGCACTGTACCGGTCGCTGCTGGACGGGCGGCGCGCGCTGTTGGTGCTGGACAACGCGCTTGACACTGCTCAGGTCGAATCCCTGCTGCCGGCTTCGGACGGATGCGGTGTGATCCTCACCAGCCGGTGCAGGTTGACCGGCCTCGATGTGAGCCAGGATCACCGGACCACGCTGGGGCCGATGACCGAGGACGAGTCGAACATCCTCCTGCGCAACGTCATCGGCGATGACCGTGTGGACGAAGAACCCCTTGCGACCCAGGCGCTTGCGGAACGGTGCGGGCACTTGCCCTTGGCCCTGCGCATCGCCGCCGAGCGGGTGGCGACCCACCCACACCATCTCGTCTGCGACCTCGTCGCAGAGCTCGGTGATGAGCAAGACCGTCTAGATGCGTTGGTCACGGAAGACTCATATGCCATTCGTACGGTGTTTTCCTGGTCCTATCGGGACCTCAGCGGGGAAGCGGCCCGGCTGTTCCGCCTCCTGGGCCTCCATCTTGGGCCGCACATCAGCGCCGGCGCGGCGGCTGCGCTGACCGACGTTCCCACTGCCGTTGCCCGGCGGGTGCTGGATCGGCTGATATCGGTGCATCTGTTGGAAGGCGCCCCCGGCGATCAGTACTACATGCACGACTTGCTGCGTGTGTACGCAGCCGAACGCGCCGCGGCGGAGGAACCCGGCATCGAACGCCGATTGGCAGCACAGCGAGTGCTGGAGTGGTATCTGCGTACCGCATACGAGGCCAACCATGTTCTCGCACCGCAGCGTCCCAACCCGTCGCTACCCGAGCCGCGGTTCGCTCTGGCGCTGCCGGAGTTTCCCCGCTACGAGGACGCATTAGATTGGTGCGAGCGAGAACTGCCGAACCTCGTCGCCGCGACCCGCATGGCCGTCGAGCTGGGCGAGTACGAGACCGCTTGGAAGTTGCCCGCGGGGTTGTGGAACTTCCTCTTCCTGCGTAAACGGTGGAGTGCCTGGATTACGTCCCATGAGGTCGGGCTGGTGGGTGCCCGACAAGGCCGTGATCGACTCGGCGAGGCGTGGCTGTTGAACAACGTGGCCTTGGCCTACCGCGAGCTACGCCGCTTCGACGAAGCCCGAGTGCACCTGGAGCAAGCACTCGCGATGCGCCGGGACATCGGCGACCGAGTGGGCGAGGCGTGGACTCTGACCGCCCTGGGGTTCCTCGACACCGATTTGTGCCGCTTCGACGCGGCGGCTCAACGGTTCCAGGGCACTCTCGACCTGCGCGACGAGATCGCCCAGACCGACGGCGACGACCTCACGGCCCGTGTGGGCAATCTGCACCTCAAGAGCATCGCGTTGGCCAACCTCGGGGTGGTCTTCCGCGAACTGCGCCGCTTCGACGACGCACTCGACCATCTCCGATGGGCCCTGGAAATCTCGAGGGAGATCCAAGATCGCCACGGGGAGAGCTACACCCTGATCAAACTCAGCGACACCTACCGCGAGCTAGGCCGGACCGAGGACGCCCTCGTAGCCTCAGCGGAAGCACTCGATATCCGCCGCGACATCGGCGACCGCTGGGGTGAGGCCGAAGTGCTGCACAAGCGGGGGCACGCGCTGTTCGACAACGGGCAGCACGGAGAAGCGAGACAATCCTGGCAACAGGCGGCGGACATTTTCGACGAGCTCGGCGATCCCCGCGCCCAGGATGTGAAGTCCGCGCTCGCCCACGTCGCCGACGCGCGCCTGAGATCACCGCTCGACTAG
- a CDS encoding DUF6355 family natural product biosynthesis protein: MHTNRIRHALTATATAAGILLAPLISAPVTAGAPPQGEQAGALPCGWFRTNHDPAGTTSRYRHCANSFIMIRIHWSNGASHRLCVEPWENIPFWRDGKHIVTNAYYIPDRPRVIIRPDGSRYCGASQPTI, from the coding sequence ATGCACACCAACCGAATCCGACACGCGCTCACAGCTACAGCCACCGCGGCGGGCATTCTTCTGGCGCCCCTGATCAGCGCACCGGTAACCGCGGGCGCGCCGCCTCAGGGTGAGCAAGCAGGCGCCTTGCCTTGTGGTTGGTTCCGAACCAACCACGATCCCGCTGGCACGACCTCGCGCTATCGTCACTGTGCCAACAGTTTCATCATGATCAGAATTCATTGGAGCAACGGCGCGAGCCATCGTCTGTGTGTCGAGCCGTGGGAGAACATCCCCTTCTGGCGCGACGGCAAGCACATCGTCACCAACGCCTACTACATCCCCGACCGGCCCCGGGTAATCATCAGGCCCGACGGCAGCCGTTACTGCGGGGCAAGCCAGCCCACCATCTGA